The Balearica regulorum gibbericeps isolate bBalReg1 chromosome 5, bBalReg1.pri, whole genome shotgun sequence genome window below encodes:
- the ERG28 gene encoding ergosterol biosynthetic protein 28 homolog isoform X2, which produces MSRFLNVLRSWLVMVSVIAAGNTLQSFRDHSFLSEKLYTASPGLVNGLQARTFGVWTLLSSVIRCLCAIDIRNRTFLYYGDVDWAAVPGGRSTVTKQEEKLKLRALCRSALSPVFTAKLPLKLS; this is translated from the exons ATGAGCCGGTTCCTGAACGTCCTGCGCAGCTGGCTGGTGATGGTGTCGGTCATCGCCGCCGGGAACACCCTGCAGAGCTTCCGCGACCACAGCTTCCTCTCGGAGAAGCTGTACACCGCCAGCCCCGGCCTCG TGAACGGGCTCCAGGCTCGGACCTTTGGCGTCTGGACCCTGCTGTCATCAGTGATCCGCTGCCTCTGCGCCATCGACATCCGCAATAGGAC GTTTCTCTATTATGGGGATGTTGATTGGGCTGCAGTACCTGGAGGTAGAAGCACTGtcacaaaacaagaagaaaaactgaagctGAGGGCCCTGTGTAGATCAGCGTTGTCTCCTGTCTTCACTGCCAAACTTCCACTAAAGCTCAGCTGA
- the ERG28 gene encoding ergosterol biosynthetic protein 28 homolog isoform X1: MSRFLNVLRSWLVMVSVIAAGNTLQSFRDHSFLSEKLYTASPGLVNGLQARTFGVWTLLSSVIRCLCAIDIRNRTLYHITLFTFFLALVHFLSEVFIYHTAALTIGVMAPLMVASFSIMGMLIGLQYLEVEALSQNKKKN; this comes from the exons ATGAGCCGGTTCCTGAACGTCCTGCGCAGCTGGCTGGTGATGGTGTCGGTCATCGCCGCCGGGAACACCCTGCAGAGCTTCCGCGACCACAGCTTCCTCTCGGAGAAGCTGTACACCGCCAGCCCCGGCCTCG TGAACGGGCTCCAGGCTCGGACCTTTGGCGTCTGGACCCTGCTGTCATCAGTGATCCGCTGCCTCTGCGCCATCGACATCCGCAATAGGAC CCTCTATCACATCACGCTCTTTACCTTCTTTTTGGCCCTTGTTCACTTCCTCTCCGAGGTCTTCATTTACCACACTGCAGCCTTGACAATTGGAGTTATGGCACCCCTCATGGTAGCAA GTTTCTCTATTATGGGGATGTTGATTGGGCTGCAGTACCTGGAGGTAGAAGCACTGtcacaaaacaagaagaaaaactga